A genomic window from Salvia miltiorrhiza cultivar Shanhuang (shh) chromosome 5, IMPLAD_Smil_shh, whole genome shotgun sequence includes:
- the LOC131025278 gene encoding RING-H2 finger protein ATL47-like has protein sequence MSWIQSAFGSRISPVILFIIVVLAVIFFIAALLHLLIRFLVKRRSAQARSRPEMPGSGAFQRQLQQLFHLHDSGLDQSQIDALPVFLYKEIMGLKEPFDCAVCLCEFSELDKLRLLPLCSHAFHIDCIDTWLLSNSTCPLCRGVILSPGFSFENPVFVFDDSKEVEDVKCGEDENSSVVSGRRVFSVRLGKLRCSNGVVVGEKENHEVGETSCSNLDGRRCYSMGSFQYVVADSELQVAFCPSGRGGERGRQHGIVDGNVGDVMSRPVRVRGGGQNWNFTGGGGDDDGGEDGKKINSRVKGESFSVSKIWLWSKKGKFPNSHYSNDVSAILP, from the coding sequence ATGTCTTGGATTCAATCAGCTTTCGGGAGCAGAATCAGCCCCGTAATCCTCTTCATAATCGTAGTTTTGGCCGTGATTTTCTTCATCGCCGCCCTCCTCCACCTCCTCATCCGCTTCCTCGTGAAGCGGAGATCCGCGCAGGCCCGCAGCCGGCCCGAAATGCCGGGCTCGGGCGCGTTCCAGAGGCAGCTGCAGCAGCTCTTCCACCTCCACGATTCGGGCTTGGACCAGTCCCAAATCGACGCGCTCCCGGTCTTCTTGTACAAGGAGATCATGGGGTTGAAGGAGCCCTTCGATTGCGCCGTCTGCTTATGCGAATTCTCCGAATTGGATAAGCTGAGGCTGCTGCCCCTCTGCAGCCACGCATTCCACATTGACTGCATTGATACATGGCTGCTGTCGAATTCCACCTGCCCCCTCTGCAGGGGGGTGATCTTGAGCCCCGGGTTCTCGTTCGAGAACCCGGTGTTCGTGTTCGATGATTCCAAGGAGGTGGAGGATGTGAAGTGTGGTGAGGATGAGAACAGCTCTGTGGTTAGTGGGAGGAGGGTTTTTTCAGTGAGGCTTGGGAAATTGAGGTGCAGCAATGGAGTTGTGGTGGGAGAGAAAGAGAATCATGAGGTGGGGGAGACCAGCTGCAGCAATCTTGATGGGAGGAGATGCTACTCAATGGGATCATTTCAGTATGTGGTGGCTGATTCTGAGCTGCAGGTTGCATTCTGCCCCAGTGGGAGAGGGGGGGAGAGAGGGAGACAACATGGGATTGTGGATGGGAATGTTGGTGATGTGATGAGCAGGCCAGTGAGGGTGAGAGGGGGAGGGCAGAATTGGAATTTCacaggtggtggtggtgatgatGATGGTGGTGAGGATGGGAAGAAGATTAACAGTAGGGTTAAAGGTGAGAGCTTTTCTGTTTCCAAGATTTGGCTGTGGAGCAAGAAAGGTAAATTCCCTAATTCACATTATTCCAATGATGTTAGTGCAATTTTACCATGA